One segment of Rhodopirellula baltica SH 1 DNA contains the following:
- a CDS encoding sulfatase family protein produces MANPKDFTEDFIKSFPLQCVRYVCLTTVVILFVLAGATESRCAAAEDTVASSVGKKPNILFIFADDWGWGDLSCHGHPYVRTPNIDRLAREGTDFERFTVASGVCSPSRTAVMTGHFPARHNIDGHFAWVPSNAKRNMPDWLDPSAVTLPRLLQSGGYKTAHFGKWHLSNDMIPDSPTPAAYGYDRYGAFNCSGEQMPVHEDANETIRFIEEAHSKGDPFFVNLWVHEPHTPFHVIPKYRWRFRDSGLSEADEIYAAVLSHADDRIGEVLDALDRLELTNKTLVIFSSDNGPARGSANAKLELSYDTATGAGFGIGASKGITAGRKGYKASLFEGGINVPFIVRWPGKVAAGKTDDSAMISAVDLLPTFCDIAGVELPSAYQADGISQVSALKGQPTTGRTKPLFWKYSARWPAQKSRPHHWASYCVVNERWKLLANQDSSYVELYDIVSDPFESTDLKESQPDAVTKLSKQLTDWKASLPESPDSKLFSSLRDN; encoded by the coding sequence ATGGCGAATCCAAAGGATTTCACAGAGGACTTCATAAAGAGCTTCCCTTTGCAGTGCGTTCGTTACGTGTGCCTGACGACAGTGGTGATCCTGTTCGTTTTGGCTGGTGCGACGGAATCTCGCTGTGCCGCCGCAGAAGACACGGTCGCATCGTCGGTCGGCAAAAAGCCCAATATCCTTTTCATCTTCGCTGATGACTGGGGGTGGGGAGATTTGTCTTGTCATGGTCATCCCTATGTGCGAACCCCAAACATTGATCGGTTGGCACGTGAGGGGACGGACTTTGAACGATTCACGGTTGCCAGTGGTGTTTGTTCGCCCAGTCGAACGGCCGTGATGACCGGGCACTTTCCGGCTCGGCACAACATCGACGGCCACTTTGCTTGGGTGCCCAGCAACGCGAAACGCAACATGCCGGATTGGTTGGATCCCAGCGCCGTCACGTTGCCTCGATTGTTGCAATCGGGCGGCTACAAAACGGCTCACTTTGGCAAGTGGCACTTGTCCAACGACATGATCCCGGATTCGCCCACGCCCGCGGCGTATGGATACGATCGATATGGAGCATTCAATTGTTCGGGCGAGCAGATGCCCGTCCACGAGGATGCCAATGAAACGATCCGATTCATCGAAGAGGCTCATTCCAAAGGCGATCCGTTCTTTGTGAACTTGTGGGTCCATGAACCCCACACGCCATTTCATGTGATTCCAAAGTATCGTTGGCGTTTTCGTGACAGTGGACTGAGTGAAGCCGATGAGATTTATGCTGCGGTGTTGTCGCACGCGGATGATCGCATTGGCGAAGTCTTGGACGCTTTGGATCGGTTGGAATTGACAAACAAGACGTTGGTCATCTTCAGTTCCGACAACGGGCCGGCTCGCGGATCAGCCAATGCCAAGTTGGAATTGAGTTACGACACCGCGACGGGAGCGGGCTTTGGCATCGGTGCATCGAAGGGAATCACTGCAGGACGCAAAGGGTACAAAGCGTCGCTGTTTGAAGGTGGCATCAATGTTCCGTTCATCGTGCGTTGGCCGGGCAAAGTTGCGGCGGGCAAGACCGACGATTCAGCGATGATCAGCGCGGTGGATCTGTTGCCGACGTTTTGTGACATCGCCGGCGTCGAATTGCCCTCGGCGTATCAGGCCGACGGCATCAGCCAGGTATCGGCATTGAAGGGGCAACCAACAACGGGACGCACCAAGCCTTTGTTTTGGAAGTACAGTGCTCGCTGGCCGGCCCAGAAATCTCGTCCTCATCACTGGGCCTCGTACTGCGTGGTGAATGAACGATGGAAGCTTTTGGCGAACCAAGATTCAAGCTACGTCGAGTTGTATGACATCGTGTCCGACCCGTTCGAGTCGACCGACCTGAAAGAGTCGCAACCGGATGCCGTCACGAAGCTGTCAAAACAATTGACCGACTGGAAAGCCTCGCTGCCAGAGTCGCCGGATTCGAAGCTGTTTTCCAGCCTTCGCGACAACTGA
- a CDS encoding RDD family protein, whose amino-acid sequence MPTDKSLGDGVYFDRDAYPGIVRRSVAMMIDAVLLSLIGLANWLLLLLVFYALEFTTTPDTLHLVMFLTIIWFYMTVVKRSRFGTVGYWLCGIRIIDLRGNRPSLTRMTFRLVMWTFGPFNFIVDLIWLGADSEQQTLRDCYCGTYVVRSTAQPQGTAALHLTRYFATGLAPSYPRVVRPRKFA is encoded by the coding sequence ATGCCAACTGACAAATCACTAGGCGACGGCGTGTACTTCGATCGCGACGCTTACCCCGGCATTGTGCGTCGGTCGGTTGCAATGATGATCGATGCAGTGCTTCTGTCGTTGATTGGATTGGCCAATTGGCTTTTGCTCTTGCTCGTGTTTTATGCATTGGAGTTCACGACAACCCCAGACACACTGCACCTCGTCATGTTTCTGACCATCATTTGGTTTTACATGACGGTTGTGAAACGATCTCGATTTGGCACTGTGGGGTACTGGCTTTGCGGAATTCGGATCATCGATTTACGCGGCAACCGACCGTCGCTGACGAGGATGACCTTCCGGCTGGTGATGTGGACTTTTGGTCCGTTCAATTTCATCGTTGACTTGATCTGGCTGGGTGCCGACTCCGAACAGCAAACCTTGCGTGACTGCTATTGCGGTACATACGTCGTGCGATCCACCGCGCAACCGCAGGGCACCGCCGCGTTGCACCTGACCCGCTACTTCGCGACCGGACTCGCGCCGTCCTACCCACGCGTTGTCCGTCCCAGGAAGTTTGCATGA
- a CDS encoding sulfatase, producing the protein MSRLLTTLALVTCTFLCAAGFAAPAFSQDRPEKPNVVLLLADDLGWQDVGCYDIDEPCPYETPNIDRLSQQGVLFRQAYSPAPTCAPSRAAILSGKHPARTQKTHVVGGAPPSPHAKNSPLISPWYSGRMKLREITIAEALRENGYRTGHAGKWHVAIEHFAFPQPVDQGFDFSLAERGVTRRMRPDRLSGFASEADDDPYQLDEDGFPFHQNVTNAVEFMDKSKSQPFFLYHATYLVHAPIHSRSERLLRKYCEKMNVPFPSDPDKWELEGQRNPFYGAMVEMLDHYVGKVLRYLETTEDPRWPGHRLSENTYVIFTSDNGGMEQHPGEIITDNYPLDKGKINAKEGGVRVPLIIRGPGIAPGTESNAMVNGLDFYPTILSWTGTSKPAQQHLDGADLSSLLASDPKDATMIVDRDGKPRDSMFWHFPHSSMQSTLRVGGYKLIRNWSDVLQDGSNPLELYRLYDERNQRVDIEEAKNLAAEMPEKAAAMNEELQKRLDETAASPPFLNPNCSRRLPRQDQVCEVSDHGRDGNIVWAKFQTHGAKVVKANLIYTDNGGERYEEWYRTPAKIDGDRVQVELPEGATHYVFNLIDENDYLVSYPTMRLGKDSSEKYSKRAIAK; encoded by the coding sequence ATGTCTCGCTTGCTGACGACTCTGGCATTGGTCACGTGCACCTTTCTCTGTGCGGCTGGTTTCGCTGCTCCGGCGTTCTCGCAAGATCGGCCAGAGAAGCCGAACGTGGTGTTGCTTTTGGCGGATGACTTGGGGTGGCAAGATGTCGGCTGCTACGACATCGATGAACCGTGTCCTTATGAGACACCCAACATCGATCGACTGAGCCAGCAGGGTGTTTTGTTCCGGCAAGCGTATTCGCCGGCGCCAACGTGCGCCCCATCGAGGGCTGCGATTCTGTCAGGCAAACATCCCGCGCGGACTCAGAAAACGCATGTGGTTGGAGGTGCGCCGCCGTCGCCGCACGCCAAAAACTCGCCCCTGATATCGCCCTGGTACAGCGGCCGAATGAAGCTGAGGGAAATTACGATCGCAGAGGCTCTTCGCGAAAACGGGTACCGCACCGGGCACGCGGGAAAATGGCACGTCGCGATTGAGCACTTTGCATTCCCGCAGCCTGTGGATCAAGGGTTTGATTTCAGTCTTGCCGAGCGTGGTGTGACTCGTCGAATGCGTCCCGACCGCTTGTCAGGATTCGCAAGCGAAGCGGACGACGATCCTTACCAACTCGATGAGGATGGATTTCCTTTTCACCAAAACGTTACGAATGCGGTGGAGTTCATGGACAAATCCAAGTCGCAGCCATTCTTTCTGTATCACGCGACGTATCTGGTGCACGCTCCCATTCACTCTCGATCGGAAAGGTTGCTGAGGAAGTACTGCGAAAAGATGAATGTTCCGTTCCCGAGCGATCCAGACAAATGGGAACTCGAAGGACAACGCAATCCGTTCTACGGTGCGATGGTTGAGATGCTGGATCACTACGTTGGCAAGGTGTTGCGTTACCTCGAGACAACGGAAGACCCACGCTGGCCGGGACACCGACTGAGCGAGAACACGTATGTGATCTTCACGTCGGACAATGGTGGGATGGAGCAGCATCCGGGCGAGATCATCACCGACAACTACCCGCTCGACAAAGGCAAAATCAACGCCAAGGAAGGCGGTGTTCGTGTCCCATTGATCATTCGCGGCCCAGGGATCGCACCGGGAACGGAATCGAACGCCATGGTCAACGGCTTGGATTTCTATCCCACCATTTTGTCCTGGACCGGAACATCCAAACCGGCTCAGCAACATCTCGATGGAGCGGACCTGTCATCGTTGCTCGCTTCCGATCCGAAAGACGCTACCATGATCGTTGATCGCGACGGGAAGCCTCGTGATTCAATGTTCTGGCATTTCCCGCACTCATCGATGCAGTCCACCCTTCGCGTGGGCGGCTACAAGCTGATTCGAAATTGGTCCGATGTGTTGCAAGACGGAAGCAACCCGCTGGAGTTGTACCGCCTCTATGACGAGCGGAACCAACGCGTGGACATTGAGGAGGCAAAAAACTTGGCGGCTGAAATGCCTGAGAAAGCAGCGGCCATGAACGAGGAACTGCAAAAGCGTTTGGATGAAACGGCCGCCAGCCCACCATTCCTGAACCCGAATTGTTCGCGCCGCTTGCCGCGTCAAGACCAAGTCTGTGAGGTGTCGGATCACGGACGGGATGGAAACATTGTGTGGGCGAAGTTCCAAACGCACGGGGCGAAGGTCGTGAAAGCCAATCTGATCTACACGGACAACGGCGGTGAACGATACGAGGAATGGTATCGGACGCCTGCGAAAATCGATGGTGACCGTGTGCAGGTGGAATTGCCCGAAGGTGCGACTCACTACGTTTTCAATCTGATTGATGAGAATGATTACCTGGTCAGTTACCCGACCATGAGGCTCGGCAAGGATTCATCGGAGAAATATTCGAAGAGAGCGATTGCGAAATAG
- a CDS encoding dienelactone hydrolase family protein, translated as MKSWSRHRCVPICCVLLALMVVLCGAAPASAQPKETLPAVVEGRAPENFTEMWRGFDPRREPLNVEVVKEWEEDGVDLKIVRFRIGVFKGHEAKLAAVYGAPKGATNLPGLVQIHGGGQYADHKACVANAKRGYATISIAWAGRISAPGHRVSPDEVKLFWDQKTDDPAYRLTTDWGVVDGYHAPSRNRGNQFPSAKPAEWTLDAVESPRNSGWFLCAMAARRALTFLESQPEVDSERLGVYGHSMGGKLTVLAAVDSRVKAAAPSCGGISDRYNDSELFRKTLGDDVSLREIQCPIMFLSPANDFHGRIGDLPSSISEIQSNEWRVTCSPHHNHQDTPAYEAATLLWFDQHLKNAFQFPKSPQLTMDWDGADGVPKAEVQVDASMPIESVDVYYTQNGKPGETPADRDDVVHRFWHHASADQSGDAWTAKMPISSVSKPLWVYANVTYRLPESVEGVGYYYRTYRTDEVNLSSVVQMVDAEQLVTEGVKATKQQTTLIEDFAGDWEHGWFTYRPEQWARTTNKFSADQYKAPAEAKLVLEVQSDQANSLVVMIDGHAAAVELVGGETWQTITLSPDDFENAAGESLAHWDGIRQLKLSDAERLSSGRGESAHSRIVGRRWKGEPPQFRNLRWTTQTVRSTEPRFDVFPAPTVGVNSINGETHFQTEYSPSPSVWDDRIDEAAVFQVEMQHQQSPADSFQLRMGKGGQIYSLRGSFGESLPPSWRKPGGKLSPWNDEVWQFVAVCTQYNGIKTLRANRRQSEQDSSQVEAVKNQLSELGLSDTFFVHNSGAYIPNSSELKSLYCPLLAYEIDEDARAIRMLNWGLVPQIRSVHRSPLLYYTQIRDAGDGVIEMTWVVHNFSQREDVVFDHLNAPWGGTRISSLPLRYVASPEGELLEREGFLSEHGTVNVRETAGWNLSCQSDADDSPSLALVYGRDKHLERELERKANGETYCQFKHSLYRDWRANEPLYKTEWKDWATRPENSFRNYDVCEIIPKLRIVPGSTIWFRSYLVVGEKAQTMQRAQSLVDHVDYGLLDFDADQCPMTTVVRDGVSMQLFAKPVPGSLPVFEIEHAETGQNVLTTDPYFFVENQSLDLDLPSQHPQRDYFASVRGYFLDRNHSKWKRLVGYAMAERPAENASNTSGNWKRLSRVLKSQVAAEDNKYHRDVWVQCSDSASPVETTATE; from the coding sequence ATGAAGTCCTGGTCTCGTCATCGATGTGTGCCAATCTGTTGTGTGCTGTTGGCTCTCATGGTTGTCTTGTGCGGGGCTGCCCCTGCTTCGGCACAACCGAAAGAAACGCTGCCGGCGGTTGTCGAAGGGCGTGCTCCCGAGAATTTCACGGAGATGTGGCGGGGCTTTGATCCTCGACGCGAGCCACTGAACGTGGAGGTTGTGAAAGAATGGGAAGAGGACGGTGTGGACCTGAAAATCGTTCGCTTTCGGATTGGTGTTTTCAAAGGACACGAAGCAAAGCTAGCGGCGGTTTATGGGGCTCCCAAAGGTGCCACAAACCTTCCGGGTTTGGTTCAAATCCACGGCGGTGGTCAATACGCGGACCACAAGGCCTGCGTTGCCAATGCGAAGCGAGGTTATGCAACCATCTCAATCGCTTGGGCCGGTCGGATCTCAGCACCGGGACACCGGGTTTCACCTGACGAAGTGAAACTCTTTTGGGATCAGAAAACGGACGATCCCGCGTACAGACTGACCACGGATTGGGGTGTCGTCGATGGCTATCACGCTCCATCACGAAATCGTGGCAATCAGTTCCCAAGTGCGAAACCAGCGGAGTGGACGTTGGACGCTGTTGAATCGCCACGAAACAGCGGCTGGTTCTTGTGCGCGATGGCGGCTCGAAGAGCATTGACGTTTTTGGAATCCCAACCGGAAGTCGACTCGGAACGACTGGGCGTCTACGGTCATTCCATGGGCGGCAAATTGACCGTCCTGGCGGCGGTGGATTCGCGTGTCAAAGCGGCCGCGCCGTCGTGCGGTGGAATCAGCGATCGTTACAACGACAGCGAGCTGTTTCGAAAGACGCTGGGCGATGACGTGAGTCTGCGAGAAATCCAATGCCCGATCATGTTCCTCAGTCCCGCGAATGATTTTCATGGACGAATCGGTGATCTGCCCAGTTCGATCAGTGAGATTCAAAGCAACGAATGGCGGGTGACTTGCTCGCCTCACCACAACCACCAAGACACGCCCGCGTATGAGGCGGCGACGTTGCTTTGGTTCGATCAGCATCTGAAGAACGCCTTTCAATTTCCGAAGTCCCCGCAGTTGACGATGGATTGGGACGGTGCCGATGGCGTTCCGAAGGCCGAGGTTCAGGTGGATGCGTCCATGCCGATTGAGTCGGTCGACGTGTACTACACCCAAAATGGAAAGCCCGGCGAAACGCCAGCCGATCGAGACGACGTCGTGCATCGATTTTGGCACCATGCGTCCGCCGATCAGAGTGGTGATGCCTGGACCGCGAAGATGCCGATCTCCAGTGTGAGCAAACCGTTGTGGGTCTACGCCAACGTGACTTACCGACTGCCTGAATCGGTGGAAGGTGTTGGCTACTACTACCGAACCTATCGCACCGACGAGGTGAATCTGTCTTCGGTGGTACAGATGGTTGACGCGGAACAGTTGGTTACCGAGGGTGTCAAAGCGACCAAGCAACAAACGACACTCATCGAAGATTTCGCGGGCGATTGGGAGCATGGATGGTTCACCTATCGGCCAGAACAGTGGGCTCGAACGACGAACAAGTTCAGTGCTGATCAGTACAAGGCTCCCGCCGAGGCGAAGCTGGTCTTGGAGGTTCAATCGGACCAAGCGAATTCGTTGGTGGTCATGATCGATGGGCATGCAGCAGCGGTCGAGCTTGTAGGAGGTGAGACTTGGCAAACGATCACGTTGTCACCTGATGATTTTGAGAATGCCGCCGGCGAGTCGCTCGCTCATTGGGACGGCATCCGGCAATTGAAACTCAGTGACGCCGAGCGACTCAGCAGCGGACGGGGCGAGTCGGCGCACTCACGAATCGTCGGCCGGCGGTGGAAAGGCGAGCCACCACAATTTCGAAACTTGCGATGGACAACCCAAACGGTTCGCTCCACTGAACCGAGGTTTGACGTGTTTCCTGCTCCCACCGTTGGCGTCAATTCGATCAACGGCGAAACACACTTCCAGACCGAGTATTCGCCCAGCCCAAGTGTTTGGGACGACCGGATTGATGAAGCGGCTGTTTTTCAAGTCGAGATGCAGCATCAGCAATCGCCCGCCGATTCGTTTCAGTTGCGGATGGGAAAAGGCGGGCAGATCTATTCGTTGCGGGGCTCGTTTGGTGAAAGTTTGCCTCCGTCTTGGAGAAAGCCAGGTGGCAAGTTGTCGCCTTGGAACGATGAAGTTTGGCAGTTTGTTGCCGTGTGCACTCAGTACAACGGCATCAAAACGCTACGGGCAAACCGGCGCCAATCGGAGCAAGATTCATCGCAAGTCGAGGCGGTCAAAAACCAACTGTCGGAACTTGGTCTGAGTGACACCTTCTTTGTTCACAATTCGGGCGCGTACATTCCCAACTCGTCTGAGCTCAAGTCGTTGTATTGTCCGCTGTTGGCATACGAGATCGACGAAGACGCTCGTGCCATTCGAATGTTGAACTGGGGTTTGGTTCCACAGATCCGAAGCGTGCATCGATCGCCGCTGCTCTACTACACGCAAATTCGCGACGCGGGTGATGGCGTGATCGAGATGACTTGGGTGGTGCACAATTTCAGTCAACGAGAGGACGTCGTTTTTGATCACCTCAACGCACCATGGGGCGGCACTCGGATCAGCAGTCTGCCGCTTCGGTACGTCGCTTCTCCCGAAGGTGAATTGCTTGAGCGAGAAGGTTTCTTGAGCGAACACGGAACGGTCAACGTTCGCGAAACTGCGGGTTGGAATCTGTCATGTCAATCCGATGCGGACGACAGCCCGAGCCTGGCGTTGGTATACGGCCGCGACAAACATCTGGAACGCGAATTGGAACGCAAAGCCAATGGCGAAACGTATTGTCAATTCAAACACTCGTTGTATCGCGATTGGCGAGCGAACGAACCGCTCTATAAAACGGAATGGAAAGACTGGGCCACTCGACCGGAAAACAGTTTCCGCAACTACGACGTCTGCGAGATCATTCCGAAGCTTCGCATCGTTCCTGGGTCCACCATTTGGTTTCGCAGTTATCTCGTGGTCGGCGAGAAAGCACAAACCATGCAGCGTGCTCAATCACTGGTCGACCACGTCGACTATGGGTTGCTGGACTTTGACGCGGACCAGTGCCCCATGACGACGGTTGTTCGAGACGGTGTGTCGATGCAGTTGTTTGCAAAACCGGTCCCCGGATCGCTGCCAGTGTTTGAAATCGAACACGCCGAAACCGGTCAAAATGTTCTAACTACCGATCCCTATTTCTTTGTCGAAAATCAATCGCTGGATCTGGATCTACCGAGCCAGCACCCACAGCGAGATTATTTCGCCAGCGTTCGTGGTTATTTTCTCGATCGCAACCACAGCAAATGGAAACGTTTGGTGGGTTACGCCATGGCCGAACGTCCTGCCGAAAACGCCTCAAACACGAGCGGGAACTGGAAGCGTTTGTCTCGCGTGCTGAAATCGCAAGTGGCGGCGGAAGACAACAAGTATCATCGAGATGTCTGGGTTCAGTGCAGCGACTCAGCGTCCCCTGTTGAAACGACGGCAACGGAATGA
- a CDS encoding DUF6250 domain-containing protein yields MNGMQRLLPLRNPKPGSNPFFMQRPMFASRLFLVVAVLFGSDHFVAGAESASPTVSSDAVSASGPSPVVLGYGVGNFRVGDLLTQDDFETLDDWGVQIEDRKGFSEAVVRANDGTLDCLVPGRGCTVWYRHKLPTRIAITYDVICPTHDPAIRGVEPRDLNQFWMATDPADPENGLFDASRYSGKFTDYDKMHGYYASSGGRKNTTTRMRRYPRSANGKPVPHVALNEQDNHPGYLIQPNRKMTVQLVAFDDVVQYMLDGKLVYQFRQGDSVELEGRDADGKLVQRLTRLDSGSGPVYREGFFGFRMVGTHHVYSNFRVHELLPVETEDSDATRPIVRVDSIDQLRKAAKQSGQHIVMEPGDYLIADRKGLVFSGSDNDVELTGVKLNVPIEVASGRNLFQLTGNDLTIRGGSIEDTYPDGSTEVTDFGSYNQGRKYGRMNEMVIRGDNNRVIGMKMIIRGSYPYGYGNMFGIGGGSVLRLRKHCGIQITGNDAVIDSCQVKMEAFGHAIFVQGGNRTTVRNTLVEGTVRLSNDCYAETDDGDLAKRFDYKLQWPEDVRGLPIPRDHMINCIEDGIRAYKGAGEMTVDNCVVKKARGGIKLYMAKKATVTNCQVLDCVVQGYSLPRRGVIQNCSGSAAYGPLLYVHSDSHSGQQIDLEVLPAPHSLGDHPLAAIKGKGHDIRLWQSSSEQETPRPIIVGYALRFDFLSVDFPNVPEGHEALFEKHAPKTYRASDITLTNETQHPIVLAELSSGNHVSSLGPVTDLGKDNQVKPITRTDDAAKDTP; encoded by the coding sequence ATGAACGGCATGCAGCGTTTGCTTCCCCTTCGAAATCCCAAGCCTGGTTCAAACCCCTTCTTCATGCAGCGTCCTATGTTTGCATCACGTCTGTTCCTCGTCGTCGCCGTACTCTTTGGCAGCGATCATTTCGTCGCGGGTGCTGAATCGGCGAGCCCGACTGTGTCATCGGACGCCGTTTCAGCGAGCGGTCCATCGCCTGTTGTGCTTGGCTATGGTGTGGGGAACTTTCGAGTTGGTGACTTGCTCACCCAGGACGACTTTGAAACGCTCGACGACTGGGGCGTCCAGATCGAGGATCGCAAAGGATTCTCGGAAGCGGTGGTGCGCGCGAACGATGGGACGTTGGATTGCTTGGTGCCGGGGCGTGGTTGCACGGTTTGGTATCGACACAAATTGCCGACGCGAATCGCGATCACTTATGACGTCATTTGTCCCACCCATGATCCTGCGATTCGTGGGGTGGAACCGCGGGACTTGAATCAGTTTTGGATGGCGACTGATCCGGCGGATCCTGAAAACGGGTTGTTTGATGCCTCTCGCTATTCAGGCAAGTTCACGGACTACGACAAAATGCATGGCTATTACGCCAGCAGCGGTGGTCGCAAGAACACCACGACTCGTATGCGTCGCTACCCTCGGTCAGCGAATGGAAAGCCTGTCCCACACGTCGCGTTGAACGAACAAGACAACCACCCTGGGTATCTGATCCAGCCCAATCGCAAGATGACGGTTCAGTTGGTCGCTTTTGACGACGTGGTTCAGTACATGCTGGATGGAAAACTCGTCTATCAATTCCGGCAAGGTGATTCGGTCGAATTGGAAGGCCGAGATGCCGACGGCAAGCTCGTTCAGCGATTGACGCGGCTTGATTCTGGAAGCGGCCCCGTCTATCGCGAAGGCTTCTTTGGATTCCGCATGGTCGGCACCCACCATGTCTATTCCAATTTTCGCGTGCACGAGTTGTTGCCCGTCGAAACAGAAGACTCGGATGCCACACGCCCAATCGTGCGAGTTGATTCGATCGACCAATTGCGAAAGGCTGCCAAACAAAGTGGACAACACATCGTGATGGAGCCTGGCGACTATTTGATCGCCGACCGAAAGGGATTGGTGTTTTCCGGTTCCGACAATGACGTGGAGTTGACCGGCGTCAAACTGAATGTCCCGATTGAGGTGGCATCGGGGCGGAACTTGTTTCAGTTGACCGGAAACGATCTCACCATCCGTGGCGGTTCGATTGAAGACACCTATCCCGATGGTTCAACGGAAGTGACTGATTTCGGGAGTTACAACCAAGGCCGCAAGTACGGCCGAATGAATGAGATGGTGATCCGAGGTGACAACAATCGAGTGATTGGCATGAAGATGATCATTCGTGGATCGTACCCGTATGGATACGGCAACATGTTCGGCATCGGTGGCGGCAGTGTGCTTCGGTTGAGGAAACACTGCGGCATTCAAATCACGGGAAACGATGCTGTGATCGACAGTTGCCAGGTCAAAATGGAAGCCTTTGGCCACGCGATTTTTGTGCAAGGCGGCAATCGCACGACGGTTCGAAATACGCTCGTCGAGGGCACGGTGCGGCTCAGCAATGATTGTTACGCAGAAACCGACGACGGTGATTTGGCCAAGCGGTTTGATTACAAATTGCAATGGCCCGAAGATGTGCGCGGCTTGCCGATTCCACGAGACCACATGATCAATTGCATCGAAGATGGCATCCGTGCGTACAAGGGTGCTGGCGAGATGACCGTGGACAATTGCGTGGTCAAGAAAGCTCGTGGCGGGATCAAGCTGTACATGGCCAAGAAGGCCACGGTCACCAATTGCCAAGTGCTGGACTGTGTCGTGCAGGGGTATTCGTTGCCTCGGCGAGGTGTGATCCAAAACTGCAGCGGGAGCGCCGCGTACGGGCCTCTGTTGTACGTGCATTCTGATTCGCACTCCGGCCAGCAAATTGATTTGGAGGTGCTGCCCGCTCCCCATTCGCTTGGCGATCACCCCTTGGCGGCGATCAAAGGCAAGGGGCATGACATCCGGCTGTGGCAAAGCTCGTCGGAGCAAGAAACGCCGCGTCCGATCATCGTCGGCTACGCCTTGCGATTTGACTTCTTGAGCGTTGACTTTCCCAATGTGCCCGAAGGTCATGAGGCACTCTTTGAGAAACATGCACCGAAGACCTACCGAGCCTCTGACATCACGCTCACCAATGAAACACAACACCCGATTGTGCTGGCGGAATTGTCCAGTGGCAATCACGTCAGCAGCCTTGGTCCCGTGACGGATCTTGGCAAAGACAATCAAGTGAAGCCAATCACCCGTACGGATGACGCCGCGAAGGACACACCATGA